Proteins encoded by one window of Actinocorallia herbida:
- a CDS encoding ABC transporter permease: MAAILPGRKLGAVVQDRVSRLPELAALPIFLGRVFYHLFADVILRRKYGKTVVRHMSDMTIGVNALFVGGGMVFVIFAMSFFTGAIVGVQGYPSLERLGVESFTGLVSSFSNIRELGPVITGIALISQVGSACTAEIGAMRISEEIDALEVMGINSIAYLVCTRIAATVVALVPLYLLALFASFFATRFITVQFFGMSAGVYDYYFDLYLPPQDVLYSVVKVVVFAFIIMFIHCYRGYYAAGGPVGVGVAAGRAIRESSVSIVLVNLLLSYIFWGNGGSVSLTG, from the coding sequence TTGGCCGCCATCCTCCCCGGGCGCAAACTGGGCGCGGTCGTCCAGGATCGGGTGAGCCGGTTGCCCGAGCTCGCCGCCCTGCCGATCTTTCTCGGCCGCGTCTTCTACCACCTCTTCGCCGACGTCATCCTCCGCCGCAAGTACGGCAAGACCGTCGTCCGCCACATGAGCGACATGACGATCGGCGTCAACGCGCTGTTCGTCGGCGGCGGCATGGTCTTCGTCATCTTCGCCATGTCGTTCTTCACCGGCGCGATCGTCGGAGTCCAGGGCTACCCCTCCCTGGAACGGCTCGGCGTCGAGTCCTTCACCGGGCTCGTCTCCAGCTTCTCCAACATCCGCGAGCTCGGCCCGGTCATCACCGGCATCGCGCTGATCTCCCAGGTCGGCAGCGCCTGCACCGCCGAGATCGGCGCGATGCGCATCAGCGAGGAGATCGACGCCCTGGAGGTCATGGGCATCAACTCCATCGCCTACCTGGTGTGCACCCGGATCGCCGCCACCGTCGTGGCACTCGTGCCGCTGTACCTGCTCGCCCTGTTCGCGAGCTTCTTCGCCACCCGCTTCATCACCGTGCAGTTCTTCGGGATGTCCGCGGGCGTCTACGACTACTACTTCGACCTCTACCTACCGCCCCAGGACGTGCTCTACAGCGTCGTCAAGGTGGTCGTCTTCGCTTTCATCATCATGTTCATCCACTGCTACCGCGGCTACTACGCCGCGGGCGGGCCGGTCGGCGTCGGCGTCGCCGCGGGACGTGCCATCCGCGAGTCCAGCGTCTCGATCGTGCTGGTGAACCTGCTGCTGTCCTACATCTTCTGGGGCAACGGAGGATCGGTGAGCCTCACCGGATGA
- a CDS encoding MlaE family ABC transporter permease codes for MAVVVRRGPELLAKRGLALLDEAGELFVTLLEGLRRTWDLKTWWGEFIEQAWFIIRVTSIPLLLIAIPLGATISLQVGDVARQIGAQSSTGALVVAGMVRQIAPLASALLISGAGGSAITSDMGARRIRDELSALEVMGINPTHRLVTPRLWAAAVVSVLLCSLVILSGTAGGFYFNVIQQGVTPGAYFDGAASLLQLSDLGITLFKAFVFGLVAAAVACHMGMTCDYGPAGVGRAVTRATVATSLLVFFLNYVLETLYLVLVPPKI; via the coding sequence ATGGCCGTAGTGGTGCGGCGGGGACCCGAACTCCTCGCCAAACGCGGCCTCGCCCTCCTGGACGAGGCCGGAGAACTGTTCGTCACCCTCCTCGAAGGACTGCGCCGCACCTGGGATCTCAAGACCTGGTGGGGCGAGTTCATCGAGCAGGCCTGGTTCATCATCCGGGTCACCAGCATCCCGCTCCTGCTCATCGCGATCCCGCTCGGCGCCACCATCTCCCTCCAGGTGGGCGACGTCGCCCGCCAGATCGGCGCCCAGTCCAGCACCGGCGCGCTGGTCGTCGCCGGAATGGTCAGGCAGATCGCCCCGCTCGCCTCCGCGCTGCTCATCTCCGGCGCGGGAGGCAGCGCCATCACCTCCGACATGGGCGCGCGGCGCATCCGCGACGAGCTGTCCGCGCTGGAGGTCATGGGCATCAACCCCACCCACCGCCTGGTCACCCCGAGGCTGTGGGCCGCCGCCGTCGTCAGCGTCCTGCTGTGCTCCCTGGTCATCCTCTCGGGCACCGCGGGCGGCTTCTACTTCAACGTGATCCAGCAGGGAGTCACCCCCGGCGCCTACTTCGACGGCGCCGCGTCCCTGCTCCAGCTCTCGGACCTGGGCATCACCCTGTTCAAGGCCTTCGTCTTCGGGCTCGTGGCGGCCGCCGTCGCCTGCCACATGGGCATGACCTGCGACTACGGGCCCGCCGGGGTCGGCCGCGCCGTCACCCGCGCGACGGTCGCGACGTCGCTGCTCGTGTTCTTCCTGAACTACGTACTCGAAACGCTCTACCTCGTCCTCGTCCCACCCAAGATCTAG
- a CDS encoding M20 metallopeptidase family protein, whose product MTVTLAAAAALQDDLVDLRRAIHAEPETGLDLPATQDKVLDALNGLPLEITKGRALSSVTAVLHGSRPGPTVLLRADMDALPLTEHTDIAYRSRTPGAMHACGHDLHTSMLVGAARLLSAEDFAGSVILMFQPGEEGHAGAKHMIDEGVLEATWQKPIAAYALHVTASMLPAGYVISKGGPIMAAADTVTVTVRGAGGHASMPQHARDPIPAACEMVLAAQTFVTRSFDVFDPVVVTIGSVHAGAAANVIPDDAVFTGTVRSFSSGSQERVREGLHRVFQGIAAAHGVDVEIDYRIDYPVTVNDFGEAARLASSARALLGEEYYFDVPQPVPASEDFSFILADVPGALAMVGATPADRDAATAPGNHSAEAEFDDAVLSRGGALYAALALDRLARP is encoded by the coding sequence GTGACTGTGACGCTCGCCGCAGCGGCGGCCCTCCAAGACGACCTCGTGGACCTGCGGCGCGCGATCCACGCCGAGCCCGAGACCGGCCTCGACCTGCCCGCCACCCAGGACAAGGTCCTCGACGCGCTGAACGGCCTCCCCCTGGAGATCACCAAGGGGCGGGCGCTCAGCTCCGTCACCGCGGTCCTGCACGGGAGCCGCCCCGGCCCCACCGTCCTGCTGCGCGCCGACATGGACGCGCTGCCGCTCACCGAGCACACCGACATCGCCTACCGCTCCCGCACCCCCGGCGCCATGCACGCCTGCGGCCACGACCTGCACACCTCGATGCTCGTCGGCGCGGCCCGGCTGCTGTCGGCCGAGGACTTCGCCGGGAGCGTCATCCTCATGTTCCAGCCGGGCGAGGAGGGGCACGCCGGGGCCAAGCACATGATCGACGAGGGCGTGCTGGAGGCGACCTGGCAGAAACCCATCGCCGCCTACGCCCTGCACGTCACGGCGTCGATGCTGCCCGCGGGGTACGTCATCAGCAAGGGCGGCCCGATCATGGCGGCCGCCGACACCGTCACCGTGACGGTCCGGGGCGCGGGCGGGCACGCCTCGATGCCGCAGCACGCCCGCGACCCGATCCCGGCCGCCTGCGAGATGGTGCTCGCCGCCCAGACCTTCGTCACCCGGTCCTTCGACGTGTTCGACCCCGTCGTGGTGACCATCGGCAGCGTCCACGCGGGCGCCGCCGCCAACGTCATCCCCGACGACGCGGTGTTCACCGGGACCGTCCGCTCCTTCTCCAGCGGTTCCCAGGAGCGGGTCCGCGAGGGCCTGCACCGGGTGTTCCAGGGCATCGCCGCCGCGCACGGGGTGGACGTCGAGATCGACTACCGGATCGACTACCCCGTCACCGTCAACGACTTCGGGGAGGCGGCCCGCCTCGCCTCCTCCGCGCGCGCCCTGCTCGGCGAGGAGTACTACTTCGACGTCCCGCAGCCGGTCCCCGCGTCGGAGGACTTCTCCTTCATCCTCGCCGACGTGCCCGGCGCGCTCGCGATGGTCGGCGCCACCCCGGCCGACCGGGACGCGGCGACGGCCCCCGGCAACCACTCCGCGGAGGCCGAGTTCGACGACGCGGTGCTCTCCCGGGGCGGCGCCCTGTATGCCGCGCTCGCCCTGGACCGGCTGGCCCGTCCCTAG
- a CDS encoding lytic transglycosylase domain-containing protein — MSQSVVRRVLTSNITIGALVMGALAYAMVEVEFGEPDPPPIAADGLLSANEALLMVQSNDMDPLVADAVAAAKKRAYIKEQKAKEAARKKKEWYRKHKTEIDANLAKEKLAQMPNPSAEQNMAAGEKLNAAKGWAACWPALKIMWTKESNWNERADNPWSDAYGIPQALPGSKMSSAGPNWESNAATQIVWGLSYIQARYKDPCGAWTFWQNNHWY; from the coding sequence ATGAGCCAATCCGTCGTGCGCCGGGTCCTCACGAGCAACATCACCATCGGTGCCCTCGTGATGGGCGCGCTCGCCTACGCCATGGTCGAGGTGGAGTTCGGCGAGCCCGACCCGCCCCCGATCGCGGCCGACGGCCTGCTGTCGGCCAACGAGGCACTGCTCATGGTGCAGTCCAACGACATGGACCCCCTCGTCGCCGACGCGGTCGCCGCGGCCAAGAAGCGGGCTTACATCAAGGAGCAGAAGGCGAAGGAGGCGGCCCGCAAGAAGAAGGAGTGGTACCGCAAGCACAAGACGGAGATCGACGCGAATCTCGCCAAGGAGAAGCTCGCGCAGATGCCGAACCCCAGCGCCGAGCAGAACATGGCGGCGGGCGAGAAGCTCAACGCGGCCAAGGGCTGGGCGGCGTGCTGGCCCGCGCTGAAGATCATGTGGACCAAGGAGAGCAACTGGAACGAGCGGGCCGACAACCCGTGGAGCGACGCCTACGGCATCCCGCAGGCGCTGCCCGGTTCCAAGATGTCCTCCGCCGGACCCAACTGGGAGTCCAACGCGGCGACCCAGATCGTCTGGGGCCTGTCCTACATCCAGGCGCGCTACAAGGACCCGTGCGGGGCCTGGACCTTCTGGCAGAACAACCACTGGTACTGA